The region AGGCAAGTTGGGAAAAGTTTAAGCGCAATCTTAAAAGTTTAACCAAGAAAACCAAACCAATGTCTTTATTAGAAAGACTCGAGCGACTAAATCAAGTTTGCAGGGGTTGGATGAATAATTACCGATTAACAAACATTTATGCTAAACTTAAAAAGTTGGATGAATGGTTGCGAAATAGGTTACGATATTGCATTTGGCACAATTGGAAAAAGCTAGAGAGGAAACGTAAAAATGGCATTCAATTAGGCATCGAAGAAGGACAAGCGTATGCTTGGAGTAGAACAAGAATGGGAGGTTGGGCAGTAGCCCAAAGCCCTATACTTAAAACTACAATTACCCTTTCTAGGCTTAAAAGAAAAGGTTATAAACCAATGATAGATTACATAAATAAGCAGCAAACTTCAATTTGGTGAACCGCCGTATACGAGACCCGCTTGGTTTATCCTGAGCGCAGTCGAAGGGTACGGTGGTGTGAGAGGCGCACTGGCTACCTTTGGTAGTCAGCCGTCTACTCGATTAGCAAACGTTATTTTTTTATAAATTTTCTACTTTCATCTCCTGCTGTAAACTTGCTCTCTGTTATAATTTCAGATATTGGATTATCTAAAGGAAAACTGATTTGATTTCCATAACCACCTCTGTGCCAAAATCCATAATCTGTGAAATAATAATTTCCGTTTTCGCAATATACACTCCAAGTCATTTCATATTTTTTTCCATCCACTGTATATTCTCCAGTCCCATTTTCAAACATTTCTAAATCATACCAAGGGTAATTGGTTGGGTCATTTTGAGCTTCTTGTGTTATAATATTAACACTCCAACTACCAATAATTTGCGATTTAATATTATCCAAATCACTACACGCTTTAAAAATTTGTATAGGAAAACTACCACTAATTTCATTAAAATCATCTTTGTAGCTATAATTCAATTTCGTTTCAACGAACTCGTTTACTATGCTTTCGTCCATAATTTTTGCTTTTATATTTAGTTTTCCATCTTTAAATGCAATATTTTCTAAATTAATATTACTGCTTTCAATTGTAAAAGTCGCTTTACTAAAAAATAAATCATTAACATTTTTTGTTATTTCAGGATTAGAATCTGTTAATTCAGAAATTTCAAGTAAACTAATATTTGAGAAAAATAATTTATCATTTACAAAACTTATTGCCGAGTTTATTTTTTCAATAGCTAAATTATAAACATTTTGGTTAGAGAAAAATTTAGAAACATTACTATTGTTGTTATCTGTATCAGAATTAATTAATGCTCTAGATTTCGATTGCAAAGCAAAAGATTTTTCTATCTCATTATATAGAATTAATTCAGATTTCTTTGAACTTTTTGAAGCAAGGTCAGAATTTATTCCGTCTATGATAACATTTAGTTTTAAAATATTTCTATTAGCAAAATCTCTTTTTAAATCTTTTGCGACATCAAAAGCAACTATTGCTATTCCAGCTGCTATTGCTTTCGTTACTGGTTCAGGGTTTAGAATGGCTACAGCAGTTCCAACACCACAAGCTAATACAGCTGAAACATATTTTAAAAGTATTTTGATATCTCCTGCATCTACAGAACTTTTACCCGAACTTTTATTTAAAAAATCTCTGTTTAAAATTGCATCAAATTGATTTTGATTTGCTTTGTAAAATTTAGCCATTATAATTTTTTCATCTTCTGATGTATTTTGAAAATAGTTACTCAAATTTTCAAAATAGTTTTTGACATTATTTGAATTGTTAGCAGTTAATAAGTAATTATCAACATTTGTAAAATAAGTTGAAATATTTTCTTCGGGAGTTCCTAATAATTCTGTATCTATAATTTCATACTTAATTTTTAAATTATTTAAGTTTGGAATTTCTAAAATATTTTCTCCAATTTCGGAAGAATTGGGTACTGTAAAAGTTAATTCTTTTTCATCAGTTTTGTAAAAGAGAACATTAATGTTTCCAATCTTACCAGAATACTGTTCTTGAATGATATTGTCATTAGTAATTTTAACTAACGATAGTATTTTTATAGTACCTCCTTCAATAAAACTTTCTTCAGGTTCAATTATTGGGTCATCTTTACTACAGCTGTTAAATAAAGTTATGATTGTTAGAATGTATAAAAGTCTTTTCATTTTAATAGGTTTTAATTTTCAAATTTACTTTTTGTTTTTTTTAATTACAATACCTAATTCTACTGTAGTTTGGGCAGTATAGCATACTTCTGTTATTGATCCTCTTACAATTTGATGTTTACTTTCTGGGTCACTGGTTGAAATTTGAGGATTCTCTGTAGTTTTGTCTTTTTCTAGTTCTTTTTGAAGAGCCTCATATTTCTGGCGTTGATTCTTATGCTTATTAATTTGCTTTTCTATTTCTTCTTTCTTATCACCATCAGCTTTGGAAAGATCTGCATTATGCTCTTCTAACTTCTTGTCGATATAATCCAAATGACGTTTTATCTTCTTTTTATTGTAGTTGTTTTTCTTGCTATTCTGTGCTCTGAGCTTCGTGCTATCACCAGCTATCAAAACACCGCCAATTAAATTAAAGTTCTTGGCCAACTCAACACTAAATCTAAATACACGTTTTATAGCTTTAGGATTATCTTTTCTAAAGCGGGCAATGGTATTGTGGTCTGGTTTTAAGGTTTTCATTAACCATATAACCTCAATATTACGTCGACATTCCTTTTCTAACACTCTAGAACTTCTCATCCGGTTCATATAACCATAGATATAAAGTTTCAGTAAATCTGCGGGATTATAAGGCGGTCTGCCTTTAGATGCTAGAACATTAAACCCCATTTCTTCTAGGTTTAATGAATCGACAAACTGATCTATTAGACGTACAGTATTATCTTCTGGTACCATATCGTCTATGCAAGTTTTAAAAAGTACAGTTTGTCCTCTGAGTTCTCCTTGTAAATATTCCATGTATAAATATACTGAATATCAATTATTTAATCGAATATTTAGACACTTTTTTTAAGGTGAATTAGGTGCTTTTTGAGACAGTCTGACGGTTACCATTGTTGTAGGCAAGCTTTATTGTTTTATTCGATTTCTATTTATTGTTCATAATTTCTAAAGACTTTTGTTTTATCCAATTAACCGAAATTTCTATTGGTTCAGTTTTATTGGTATTGTGTCCTAATGATGGGAATAGGACATATTCAAAAGGTTTGTTCTGTGTCTTAAAGGTGTTAATATGTTCAATACACATTTTCACAGGAATTTGAATATCTTTTTCCCCAAAAACCCAAAGACCAGGAATTGAAAGAGTTTTGAGACTCTCTTTTGGGTCAGTAGCTTCAAATTGATATTTGTCAGGGTCATTTTTGATGTGTTCACGTGCGTCTTGTTCTGTATGATTATCCCAAAAATCGGTTCTCCCATTTGTATAAAACTGAAATCTCAATTGTTCAAGTGTGGTTATTGTAGGACTACTCAATAAAACCATAAATTCTACTAATGCATTTTTATTAGCAGTAATAGGAATTATCCATCCTGCTTGACTCGCACCTATAAGGCCAATAGGTAAATTTTCGTTTTTTTTATGGATTACATTAACAGCAGAACTTGCATCTTTGGCCAATAAATTTAGATTTTCAATCCTGATGTTATTGGTACCCACTTCAGGTCCAGCATAAACTCCTCCAGATTCCCCAACTCCACGTTTATCATAAGTTAACACCAAAATATCATTTTGAGCTAATAGTACAGCTAATTTTGTCATTCGAGGCACTTGGTCAGAACCGTGAACAATGACAACTGCTGAATGTGGATTTTTAGGACTATAAATTGTACCTGCTAATTTAATTCCTTCACTTTCGAAAGTGACATTTTCCGTTTTTATAGAATCTACGGATTGTGCTCCTTCTTGAGTAGATAGGGATTTTTTTTGTCCAATCGATTTATTGCAACCAATCATGGTTATGAAATGTGACAATAATAAAAGTTGACTTATTAATTTCATTTGTTGATTTGTAATTAAATTATTCTTTAAAGGAATTTTCGTTGCATTGTCTACAATGTTTTTGTGTATGGATTGTTGCGATTATTTGTATTAAAGTTGGTAAAAAAGGCTTAACAATTTATAGCCAATTATTTTTCAGATGGAAAACACTTAAGCAATAAACTTTACACGTTGTTTTGCTTAGTTATCTTTCCGTTTGCTTATTTATCCAATCCATTAATTCATCTTTATTTATTTCATTCCAAGTTGTCTGTGTATTCCGATTTTCGGATTGAGTATATTCTGTTTGTAAAACAATTAATTCCGTATTTTCATTTCCGGCAAGTTCTAATTCAGCTAAAAATCCAACAATGTCAGTCGAATTGTTTTCATATAAGGTTCTGTAGTACTTTTTTAATCTATATTTTATTTTAGGCTCAATATAAGCTCTAACAGCATAATTTTTGTAAAACTTAACATTTTCATTATTTTCATCAGAGTAGCTATAAGTCGAGAAATTGTGGTAATTATCTTGGGCTGTTTTAGGCGTGCCTTTCAAATTGGTTTCCAACATAAAATTCATAAATATTGGCTCCCAAAGGTCAATTCGATTGATTTTTATATCTCGTTTGTGTTGTTGCCATTTTCTTGTCCAATCCAATGTGAAATCACAAATAACAACTCCTTTTATGTTAACCTGAAAATCATAATCTCCCTTTTTATAAATTCAATATATTTCATCGCTCTATGTCCTACTAAACTTGCACCTAAAAAGAAAATGTTTTCATTAGGTAAATTATATTTATTAAACACCTCTTGAATTAAATTATGAGTAGAATTCATAGATGAATTAGAAAAGTAAAAGTCTAAAGGGATTTCAGTTGAAATTGACAATACCGCAAAGTTATTTTCAGATGCTTGACTATACATCTGCTTTGAGCTAAAATTCTTTTTGTCATACTTTGAATCTTCGAGAAAAATAAGTACACCTTTAATTTCTTTATTTTCAGGAAGCATTAGAGTATAACCTTTTTGAATAAAAGGCAAAAAGTCATTTTCTCTTATTCCAACTTTTAGACTAACATTTTTTAAAGGTTCGTAATATTCAACCATTTTCTGTGAAAAAGATTTAGTGCTAAAAATAGTAAGGAAGATTATAAATAATATCTTAAAAGGTGTTTTCATTATCGTTTTTTTGTTATATGCGAGACAACGGTTTGTATATTAGCCGTTAAAATGGCTTATGAGTTGTTAGCAACTGACTTTTTTTAATTTTCAAGGTTAGGTAAAATATATTCTTCAAAAATCTTTTCTGGTTGCTGTGTTTTTCCATTTCTATAATTTCCAGATGTAATAACTGCAACTGTTTTTAAACAAGGAATTACAAAAATATATTGTCCGCCATTTCCTCTTGCTTCAATAGATTCTATACTTTCTCATTCTTCTTATGATAAATGGGAATAATTTTCGGGTGAATATGCATTGGAGGCGGCCAATTGGTCGATAACAGACATTTTCTCAAGTTTATCGATTAAATCTTGATTAAAAATTTCTGTTTCTTGTTCATCGATTTTTTCATTTTTTTTTTCATTTTTACACCCTAACATTATTAAGGTACTTAATAGAATTCCTAATACATTTTTCATTTTAATACAATTTTCTCTTAGATTTAAGCTGACAGCTTGGGCAATGAGTAATTGCCTGTCCCTCTAGCATGTTGCCACACGTTTTTCATTTATAGTTTTGAAAACTAGAACTCACTGTTAATTTTTCTATTTGGCATTAGATAAACTTCTTTGTTTTTAAAATCTAAGATAATATGAAATCGTTTTAGCAGGTTACCTCCAAACAAAGCAGGTATATCTGAGTCAACTTTTGTCTTTGCAAAATCACCTGGCATATTATATATTTCAAAGCCTCCAATATCAATTCTTGGAATTAAAATGTAATCCGATTTTGCAACTGTACCATCTGTACCAAAACTAGTAGATTTGCCAATAACTTGATATTCATTTGCGAGTTTATTTTTGATTACTGTGTTGTAATACACCTTTAAAGTAGAGTTATAACCAGTATCTAACATTGTCCAAATCTTTACTTTTTTCTTTCCATTATATAATATCATTTTTATATATGGAAGACCACTTATAAATTTCAACTTAGATTTTCTAAACCTATCCGAATACTCTGGTAGCTTATCAGATATTAACAGTTCTTTACTTTCAAAATCAATTTCCACTATTTTATCTTCGAAAAAATCCCAACCAATTAACCCATCTAATTTTTCACTTTCGGGGTATGATATTCCAAGTACATCCTTTCCTGTGTAATCTTTTGTCCCTATTTTGACTAGATTATTAAAACTTTTACTTTCTTTTGAAGTACCATTACCACCTCCATTGTTTACTATGGTATCAAATTTAATATTTACATTTTTAGCCTCCATTTTTGTTTTATTAATCACCGTAATATTTGCCCCTAAATCAAACACCAAATTTAAGGTGTCAGACTGATTAATGAGTCCTTTTAAATATATGCGATTGTCATCACCTAATTCAAAAGCAATAACTTCTTGAGCATTTGAAATAGCAATTGAGAGAATAAATAGTAAGGTTAAGATTTGTTTCATTATTGACGTTTTTTAGTTTTTAGCAAAATTAGAATACCCTTAATAAACACTATTGTAAAATCTTGCACTAACCAATAAATAAAGCATTTTTAAAATCTAATGGATTGACACCTGTAAATCGTTTGAAATTTTTATAAAAGTGAGAAAGGTCGTAAAACCCACAATCAATTGCTGTATTAAATATTGGCCTTCCTTCTTTTAACATATTCTTGCTCTCTTGAATTCGAGATAACAGGACATAATTATTTGGTGTTAAGCCTGTTTCCTGCTTAAAAAGTCTTATGAATTTATACTTGTTCAACCCAAATTGACTTGCAGTTTTATCCAATGAAAAAGATTCAAAGTTTGTTTCATTGATGAAAGATTGAAATAATTTACTTGTTGCAAATTTTATAGGTTGAACGGAAGTACAATTTGTAACAAGTAATTTTAATACAGCAATGAGTCGATTTTCAAAATCGACTTCATTATTTTTAAAATGCATTGACAAAAAATAGAGTTCATTAAAAACATATTGGTCATAGATAATTTTATCTTCAAAAAACACAGGTTTCCCATTATTAAAATCTTTAATAGCTTCTGGTGAAACATAAAATGTAAAAAATGAGTTTCCTAAATCTTTGTCACAAGGTGTGGCGTGTACTTCATTTGGATGAACTATTGATAGTACTCCTTTAGGTACCAATATATCTTTATCATTAAGTTTAATATTAAAAGTGTTTTCTAAAATTAAAGCAATATTGAAAGTGTCGTGTGTATGATAAGGAAAATCTAATGTATGTGATTTTGCATTTAGTAATTCTAAACCATCAAGAATTGGTAGATGGTGATATTCACTTATGTTTCTTTTACTCGTCAATTTTAATTTTTTCTTAAATTATAGCTCGATTTTTTTAAATGTGTGGCAACAACGGTTTGTATATGAGCCGTTACAATGGCTTATGAGTTGTTAGCAACTGACTTTTTTTAATTTTCAAGGTTAGGTAAAATATATTCTTCAAAAATCTTTTCTGGTTGCTGTGTTTTTCCATTTCTATAATTTCCAGATGTAACAACAACAACAGTTTTTAAATTAGGAATTACAAATATATATTGCCCACCATTTCCTCTTGCTTCAATAGATTCTATAATTTCTCCGTTTACTTGATATGTGTTGTGCCACCACAAATAACCATATCCATTTTTTTCAGGTACATTCTCTAAGGTTAAGTGATTTTTAAATGAGTTTTTAACCCATTTTTTAGATAAAATACGTTTGGATTTCCATTTTCCTTTGTTTAGGTATAATTCCCCAAATCTCAACATATCTTTTGGT is a window of Polaribacter litorisediminis DNA encoding:
- a CDS encoding reverse transcriptase domain-containing protein, yielding MYNKVQCSTTLRLIRKWLRVPISIHGKLHKRRKGIPQGSPISPLLSNIILDVLDKEMQNQGLRYVRYADDFSIYAKSKSEAKRIGNSIYLFLRDKLKLPINKAKSGIRRPVNFKLLGHSFVPIYKKGIKGQYQLVVKQASWEKFKRNLKSLTKKTKPMSLLERLERLNQVCRGWMNNYRLTNIYAKLKKLDEWLRNRLRYCIWHNWKKLERKRKNGIQLGIEEGQAYAWSRTRMGGWAVAQSPILKTTITLSRLKRKGYKPMIDYINKQQTSIW
- a CDS encoding aspartyl protease family protein; this encodes MKQILTLLFILSIAISNAQEVIAFELGDDNRIYLKGLINQSDTLNLVFDLGANITVINKTKMEAKNVNIKFDTIVNNGGGNGTSKESKSFNNLVKIGTKDYTGKDVLGISYPESEKLDGLIGWDFFEDKIVEIDFESKELLISDKLPEYSDRFRKSKLKFISGLPYIKMILYNGKKKVKIWTMLDTGYNSTLKVYYNTVIKNKLANEYQVIGKSTSFGTDGTVAKSDYILIPRIDIGGFEIYNMPGDFAKTKVDSDIPALFGGNLLKRFHIILDFKNKEVYLMPNRKINSEF
- a CDS encoding alpha/beta hydrolase family protein, translated to MKLISQLLLLSHFITMIGCNKSIGQKKSLSTQEGAQSVDSIKTENVTFESEGIKLAGTIYSPKNPHSAVVIVHGSDQVPRMTKLAVLLAQNDILVLTYDKRGVGESGGVYAGPEVGTNNIRIENLNLLAKDASSAVNVIHKKNENLPIGLIGASQAGWIIPITANKNALVEFMVLLSSPTITTLEQLRFQFYTNGRTDFWDNHTEQDAREHIKNDPDKYQFEATDPKESLKTLSIPGLWVFGEKDIQIPVKMCIEHINTFKTQNKPFEYVLFPSLGHNTNKTEPIEISVNWIKQKSLEIMNNK
- a CDS encoding AraC family transcriptional regulator, whose translation is MTSKRNISEYHHLPILDGLELLNAKSHTLDFPYHTHDTFNIALILENTFNIKLNDKDILVPKGVLSIVHPNEVHATPCDKDLGNSFFTFYVSPEAIKDFNNGKPVFFEDKIIYDQYVFNELYFLSMHFKNNEVDFENRLIAVLKLLVTNCTSVQPIKFATSKLFQSFINETNFESFSLDKTASQFGLNKYKFIRLFKQETGLTPNNYVLLSRIQESKNMLKEGRPIFNTAIDCGFYDLSHFYKNFKRFTGVNPLDFKNALFIG